One window from the genome of Elephas maximus indicus isolate mEleMax1 chromosome 8, mEleMax1 primary haplotype, whole genome shotgun sequence encodes:
- the THAP5 gene encoding THAP domain-containing protein 5 isoform X2, translating into MKRDSWVPSKYQFLCSDHFTPDSLDIRWGIRYLKQTAVPTIFSVPEDNQGKDPSKRKSQKTKLEDKNEVCLKAKSEESLASNEPKKNTVNTDGLPECAELLESSGLVKLPAPKTGSIQNNILTLNLVKQGIEKPESSLEISVNQDTGVGGFHTSFENINSTTITLTTSDSEDIQHCLETQEVFEITTNHIANPNFINNSVEIKSAQENPVLLSTITQTVEELNADKESIIAIFVPAENSRPTINSFIPAQQETVEMEDIDTEDSLSKDVDYGTEVLQIEHSYCRQDINKEHLWQKVSKLHSKITLLELQEQQTLGRLKSLEALIRQLKQENWLSEENVKIIENHFTTYEVTML; encoded by the exons ATGAAACGAGATTCATGGGTTCCTAGTAAATACCAGTTCCTGTGTAGTGACCATTTTACTCCTGACTCTCTTGACATCAGATGGGGTATTCGATATTTGAAACAAACTGCAGTTCCAACAATATTTTCTGTACCTGAAGACAATCAG GGAAAAGACCCTTCCAAAAGAAAGTCTCAGAAGACAAAATTAGAGGATAAAAATGAAGTATGCCTAAAAGCCAAGTCGGAAGAATCACTGGCATCAAATGAGCCAAAGAAAAATACAGTTAACACAGATGGGCTCCCCGAATGTGCAGAATTACTTGAGTCGTCTGGTTTGGTGAAGCTACCAGCTCCAAAAACAGGAAGTATACAAAATAATATACTAACTCTTAATCTCGTTAAACAAGGTATTGAAAAACCAGAATCTTCTTTGGAAATATCAGTTAACCAAGATACAGGTGTAGGTGGTTTTCACACATCTTTTGAGAATATAAATTCTACAACTATTACTTTGACAACTTCAGATTCTGAAGATATTCAGCACTGTTTGGAAACCCAAGAAGTGTTTGAGATAACTACCAATCATATTGCTAATccaaattttataaataattctgTGGAAATTAAGTCGGCACAGGAAAATCCAGTCTTACTCAGCACAATTACTCAAACAGTCGAAGAATTAAATGCAGATAAGGAATCCATTATTGCCATTTTTGTACCCGCGGAAAATTCTAGACCAACAATTAATTCTTTTATACCTGCCCAACAAGAAACCGTGGAAATGGAGGACATAGACACTGAAGATTCCTTATCTAAAGATGTTGACTATGGAACAGAGGTTTTACAAATTGAACATTCTTACTGCAGACAAGACATAAACAAGGAACATCTTTGGCAGAAAGTTTCTAAGCTACATTCAAAGATAACTCTTCTTGAACTACAAGAGCAACAAACTCTAGGAAGATTGAAGTCTTTGGAAGCCCTGATAAGGCAGCTAAAACAGGAAAACTGGCTATCTGAAGAAAATGTCAAGATTATAGAAAACCATTTCACAACGTATGAAGTTACTATGCTATAA
- the THAP5 gene encoding THAP domain-containing protein 5 isoform X1: protein MPRYCAAICCKNRRGRNNKDRKLSFYPFPLHDKERLEKWLKNMKRDSWVPSKYQFLCSDHFTPDSLDIRWGIRYLKQTAVPTIFSVPEDNQGKDPSKRKSQKTKLEDKNEVCLKAKSEESLASNEPKKNTVNTDGLPECAELLESSGLVKLPAPKTGSIQNNILTLNLVKQGIEKPESSLEISVNQDTGVGGFHTSFENINSTTITLTTSDSEDIQHCLETQEVFEITTNHIANPNFINNSVEIKSAQENPVLLSTITQTVEELNADKESIIAIFVPAENSRPTINSFIPAQQETVEMEDIDTEDSLSKDVDYGTEVLQIEHSYCRQDINKEHLWQKVSKLHSKITLLELQEQQTLGRLKSLEALIRQLKQENWLSEENVKIIENHFTTYEVTML from the exons ATGCCGCGCTATTGCGCAGCGATTTGCTGTAAGAACCGCCGGGGACGGAACAATAAAGACCGGAAGCTGAGCTTTTATCC gttTCCTCTGCATGACAAAGAAAGACTTGAAAAATGGCTAAAGAATATGAAACGAGATTCATGGGTTCCTAGTAAATACCAGTTCCTGTGTAGTGACCATTTTACTCCTGACTCTCTTGACATCAGATGGGGTATTCGATATTTGAAACAAACTGCAGTTCCAACAATATTTTCTGTACCTGAAGACAATCAG GGAAAAGACCCTTCCAAAAGAAAGTCTCAGAAGACAAAATTAGAGGATAAAAATGAAGTATGCCTAAAAGCCAAGTCGGAAGAATCACTGGCATCAAATGAGCCAAAGAAAAATACAGTTAACACAGATGGGCTCCCCGAATGTGCAGAATTACTTGAGTCGTCTGGTTTGGTGAAGCTACCAGCTCCAAAAACAGGAAGTATACAAAATAATATACTAACTCTTAATCTCGTTAAACAAGGTATTGAAAAACCAGAATCTTCTTTGGAAATATCAGTTAACCAAGATACAGGTGTAGGTGGTTTTCACACATCTTTTGAGAATATAAATTCTACAACTATTACTTTGACAACTTCAGATTCTGAAGATATTCAGCACTGTTTGGAAACCCAAGAAGTGTTTGAGATAACTACCAATCATATTGCTAATccaaattttataaataattctgTGGAAATTAAGTCGGCACAGGAAAATCCAGTCTTACTCAGCACAATTACTCAAACAGTCGAAGAATTAAATGCAGATAAGGAATCCATTATTGCCATTTTTGTACCCGCGGAAAATTCTAGACCAACAATTAATTCTTTTATACCTGCCCAACAAGAAACCGTGGAAATGGAGGACATAGACACTGAAGATTCCTTATCTAAAGATGTTGACTATGGAACAGAGGTTTTACAAATTGAACATTCTTACTGCAGACAAGACATAAACAAGGAACATCTTTGGCAGAAAGTTTCTAAGCTACATTCAAAGATAACTCTTCTTGAACTACAAGAGCAACAAACTCTAGGAAGATTGAAGTCTTTGGAAGCCCTGATAAGGCAGCTAAAACAGGAAAACTGGCTATCTGAAGAAAATGTCAAGATTATAGAAAACCATTTCACAACGTATGAAGTTACTATGCTATAA
- the DNAJB9 gene encoding dnaJ homolog subfamily B member 9, with translation MATPQSVFIFAICILMITELILASKSYYDILGVPKSASERQIKKAFHKLAVKYHPDKNKSPDAEAKFREIAEAYETLSDANRRKEYDTLGHSAFTNGKGQRGSGSPFEQPFNFNFDDLFKDFSFFGQNQNTRSKKHFENHFHTRQDGSSRQRHHFQEFSFGGGLFDDMFEDMEKMFSFSGFDSTNRHTVQTENRFHGSSKHCRTVTQRRGNMVTTYTDCSGQ, from the exons ATGGCCACTCCCCAGTCAGTTTTCATCTTTGCAATCTGCATTTTAATGATAACAGAATTGATTCTGGCCTCAAAAAGTTACTATGATATCTTAGGTGTGCCAAAATCAGCATCAGAACGCCAAATCAAGAAGGCCTTTCACAAGTTGGCTGTGAAGTACCACCCTGACAAGAATAAGAGCCCTGATGCTGAAGCAAAATTCAGAGAGATTGCAGAAG CATATGAAACCCTTTCAGATGCTAATAGGCGAAAAGAGTATGATACGCTTGGTCACAGCGCTTTTACTAATGGTAAAGGACAAAGGGGTAGTGGAAGTCCTTTTGAGCAACCATTTAACTTCAATTTTGATGACTTATTTAAAGACTTTAGTTTTTTTGGTCAAAACCAAAACACTCGGTCCAAGAAGCATTTTGAAAATCACTTCCATACGCgccaggatggttccagtagacaAAGGCATCATTTCCAGGAGTTTTCTTTCGGAGGCGGACTGTTTGATGACATGTTTGAAGACATGGAGAAGATGTTCTCTTTTAGTGGCTTTGACAGTACCAATCGGCACACAGTACAGACTGAAAATAGATTCCATGGATCTAGCAAGCACTGCAGGACTGTCACTCAACGAAGAGGAAATATGGTTACTACATACACTGACTGTTCGGGACAGTAG